The genomic window TGGTGCCGACCTGGCAGGACCTGGAGGTCTTCCTCCAGCTCCTCCCCCGCTCCTCGACGGCCGAGCGCATGAACCCGTATACGAGCACATGGACGGGGACGACCGACGGCGACGGCCCGCGCACCTTCCACCTGGTCCTGCTCGACAACGGCCGCACCGACACCCTCGCCGACACGGTGGGGCGGCAGGCGCTGCGCTGCATCCGCTGCTCCGCCTGCCTCAACGTCTGCCCGGTCTACGAGCGGGCCGGCGGCCACGCGTACGGCTCCGCCTACCCGGGCCCGATCGGCGCGATCCTCACACCCCAACTGCGCGGCACCACCAGCGAGGTGGACGCCTCGCTGCCGTATGCGTCCTCGCTGTGCGGCGCCTGCTACGAGGTGTGCCCGGTCGCCATCGACATCCCCGAGGTCCTTGTCCACCTGCGGGAGCGCGTCGTCGAGGGAGGCGAGGTGACCCGCAACGGTACGAAGGTCACGCTCCGCCCCGCGAAGGGGCACGCGGCCGAGCGGGCCGCGATGCGCGCCGCCCGCTGGACGCTGGACCACCCCGGCGCACTGCGCACGGCGCAGCGCCTCGCCTCCCGCACCCGCCGGCTGCATCCGCGGCGGCTGCCGGGGCCCGGCCGGGCCTGGACGGACACCCGGGCGGTGCCGGAGGTGCCGGCCGAGTCGTTCCGGGACTGGTGGCAGCGCACACGAGGGGAGCACACGAAGTGAGCAGCAGGGACATCGTCCTCGGCCGGGTGCGCCGCGCCCTGGCGGACGTGCCGCGCGACGAGCGCCCGCAGGACGTGCCGGTCGCCCGCGACTACCTGCGGGTGCACGGCGGCAGGACCCCGGCCGAGACGGCGGACCTGCTCGCGGAGAACCTCGCGGACTACCGGGCCCTGGTGCACCGTTCGGACGCCGCCGGACTGCCGCCGCTCATCGCCCGGTTGCTGGCAGAGCACGGCTCCGAGTCGGTACTCGTCCCGGCCGGACTACCGCCGGAATGGCTGGCGGCCGCGGACCCCGTCCGGTTCCCCGACCGGGCGGAGAGCACCCCGCACGAACTCGACGCGATCGACAGCGTGGTCACCGGCTGCGCGGTGGCCATCGCCGAGACCGGCACCCTCGTCCTGGACGGCGGCGCCGC from Streptomyces sp. FIT100 includes these protein-coding regions:
- a CDS encoding lactate utilization protein C, which encodes MSSRDIVLGRVRRALADVPRDERPQDVPVARDYLRVHGGRTPAETADLLAENLADYRALVHRSDAAGLPPLIARLLAEHGSESVLVPAGLPPEWLAAADPVRFPDRAESTPHELDAIDSVVTGCAVAIAETGTLVLDGGAAQGRRRITLVPDHHICVVHVPDQVVDSVPQGLERLDPARPLTWISGPSATSDIELDRVEGVHGPRTLEVILVEG